In Salarias fasciatus chromosome 13, fSalaFa1.1, whole genome shotgun sequence, the sequence aaCTAAGTGTATTTGACTTTTTGGCTTGAACaagtgtagcagtgtgtgtgtgtgtgtgtgtgtgtgtgtgtgtgtgtgtgtgtgtgtgtgtgtgtgtgtgtgcacgctgcAGTGAGGGTGTCCTTCACAGGGAAGAGCTtctggaaatgtgtgtttgaaacTGAAGATGTTGCTGGCTCTTTGTCGCAGTGTTATCAGGATCAGAGCCCGGCTTGCTTCAGAAAGCACATGCTGATGTTGCAGGCTGTGGTAATGGCCTCTTAATGCCAACATAAATAACCAAATCGAAAACATTCCTCTGCTCCCAACAACACTTTTTGGGTGGGGGAGAATATCATGGTCGGCCTGGTTTTCGCACAAACCATTTCTATTTCATGCTTCCTGCTGCCATTGTTCGCCCTGCAGATGCTACATCATAATAAATTGTTTGGCCGATTCACGCTCGTGGAAAAGTCCCGTTATAACTTAAGTCATTGACTTGGATGGGATGTCCTGTTCTTTGCTGCAGTGAATGTGGAGGAAAGTGACTGCATGTCCTTGGGTGGATAATGTAGCGCCTCAAGTTTTCATCAAACTGAGATGTCATCAGAGAGTTTAAAGCTCTCATTAGTCATTTTTCAACCACCTTCATCGGTCATTTCTTTGGATAAgtgtattattttattgttttttcatgCCAGTGTTCAACCAAACATGTCCCTTTATATATTTGTCCTAATTTTTCATGCAGTCTTGTTTACACACTGGAAACAATTCCTCTCTTTTTCCATCAcacgttgtttttgtttcacttgtttttcaactttactTTTCTCTCCTTAATTTATAGCCTGCTGCCCCAAAGATGCCTCCTGTAGTCTGGGACTGGCCAGCCCATTTGTCACCACATCCTTGCTCTAATGGCGAGAAGCCACCTCATCCTGAGCTCCCAGTGTTGTTAATTAACCCTTCCTGCTAACAGCCGGGGTCCACACCGCTACCGGCGCACGGTATCGTTGCACTGCCTGCCCGGAGACTTTGCAGTGGCGCCGGCCGTATATTTCTGCAGGTGTCAGCGGAGGTGCTCCCTCGCCGTACCGATGTGCTTTTGAGAGTATTACTCAAACGGCACCGTGGTTTTATCTTAAATTGAATTGTTGTGGGTGATGTTAAAGAGCCATACATCACCTGGACATTGGAAGGCAGAAAGGGAGGATCTGCAGCGGCGTGGAGGAAGAGATGCGAGCGTCTCAGCGGCAGTACAGATGGAGCGACAGAGACTGCATTCATAAATCCACCGGCAGAAAGAGTCAAGCTGTCAGCTTAGAAATGTCattcagtgagtgtgtgtgtgtgacctcacacgtgtgtatgtgtgctgtTGATGGGTGTTTTATTTTAGCCTGAAGAAAGTGACCCAtctcttttctccctctcttttttttgccatgttttagttctttctttttttccccatcaaaAACCCCATGTGCCTCCACTTCACAAGTGGAATTGGATCAATTCCTCTATGTTCACCTTTTATCTACTTACCACTAAAAGGACACTTATACATCACAGAGCTCTTTCATCTACTCTTAAAAAAgtaagggtaaaaaaaaaaaaaaaaaaggcttgccAATTACGAGTTGGTCGGTGTCTTGGAGTACAGAGCAGCTCGGGCCTGTTATATCAGGTCATATCGGTTTCTCCTGTGCTCACTTGGACCCTGGCTAATGCCCTGCTCCATGTATAGATTTCCTGTCCTGTAATTCCTCAGCCTGTCTGCATGTGATGGGTTGTTCAGATCTAACCCTGCAGAACGCTGCTGATTGCAGTGGTATATCTTCATCTTTATGTCTGCGTATAGTGGAAAGTTCTGCCAATGATGCCTGCCTCGCAATGGATTTGGAGAATTAGCAACAAGGGCCCCTGTTGCAGTTTTGCAGATGTACGACttacagtttttatttgattcCCATTTGCTTCTGCTCATGGGATGAATGTGGATTTAGTTTAGACAAAGGGggttgtgtgtgcagttttgatttaaaaaaaaaaaaatgctgttttgagTTTCTGTGACCTGAGTTCTGCTGTTTGaagagctgcagcattttgactCAGTTCAAGACTTCTTTAAGAATCAATATGAAAAAACAGTAAAGACAAATTACAAGCGTTATTTGCAGATTCATTTGTGACCCAAGGTGACCCGTCTAATTTCGAATTacaaatgatgtgttttccagGTAAGGATGTTGTTGTGGCTGCTTTTGTTCCTTCCTGGCATCGCTTTGGCTCAGCGGTCAGAGCCCATGTTCTCAGCTATAACGAAGACCGTCCTTCCTCCGGACTACGAGAACAACCCCACACAGCTCAACTACGGTGTGGCCGTCACTGACGTGGACGGGGATGGAGACCTGGAGATTTTTGTAGCTGGGTGAGCAATGTGCAGAACACCATTTTGTCcatattcattaaaataatgtcTTCACGGAAAAGCAGCAACTAACTTTGGAGGTTAAAACAGTCGGGGAACGTCATTTCACCCGGCTAAAGGTTGaagagaaagcaaaaaaaaactgaatgaaatgagatAGCGAAGATGCCCCGAGGCTCACTCAACCAATGGAAATGAGTGTGATTGAATAGAGCGCCATTGATGGGAACAGTTTTTGCTGTCCAGTGAAGTAGCAATGAATTTTTCAACACTTAACAGAATATAGAGTAACCAAATGACCCTGCTTTATAAATGTCATTTAGCTAAAACATCATATTCGGCAAGTATTCCAGACAGGAGATCGTCTGAAAACCTTGAAgagaattttctttttataatgTAGGTTCTGTTAGATttaaatatgactgaaaaacagtcaCTGTCACCAAACAGAAAGGAGTGAACAACTGTAAtgaatttcaaaaataaatgtaatttcaaacacatttttgaatGCAAATAGTTAGGGACAATTTTGATTTTGACTCAAAGCTGAAGCCTTTTAGCTGCAGCATGAGGAAACTGACTGTGTTGGTATGAAAACGTCAACAACATAAAGAAACATCTGCACTGGCAGGAGAAATGTTCGTCTTTGGGTCATTTCCTGTTCTTGGTTGCCACAGCTGATCATCCTCCTCCAACACCCTCTGTCTCCTGTATCCTCCGTCTTCACACCAATCATCCACATGTCCTCCGTTGCCGCTCCATCAGCCTCCTCACTGGCCTTCCTCTGATCTCGCTGTCGCCTGGCAGCTCCATCCTCAGGATCTTTTTTCCCGACATACGAAACTGTCATCTCTCAAACCATCTCAACCGGCCCCCCAGCCCCCACCCACACTGTCCACCACaccagctgattttttttcttttcttctagAAGTGCAGCAAAAATATGCCTCTGTATAAATTTGAATTAATTTCATAATTAATAATTTTATCGTTGCATATTCAGTCGTGCATGAATGGTGAGTGCGCCGCAGAATAAGTTCCAACTCATCTGGACAGTCTTTCAATACGAAATTAGAGAAAaaataaagggtaaaaaaacaaaaacaaactagaaCATGGAAATAGGTGTGACATGGTAAATATTTAATCCATACCTTCTTCCTCATTGTGTAAAGTCGGTACCTCCACTATATGACTTGGTGTCCTTGAATGACAGCTCCTGATGAGATGTATCTAACCTTCAGACAGTCTTCTTACATATTCAGTATCCGTCCTCTGAATAGACCCCTGAATGGACATTGATGTAGACAATTAATGGACTTCACCTTTAAGATTTGACACTTTAGTTCTCAAGTGCTCTGAAAATCCTGCAGAGTGGACTTTAGATAAAGGTTATCTCTAAAATCATGCAACTCTGGTTCCAGCATTTTTATTCATTGTCATTTGTTCCTGCTCATaaattgaagggaaaaaaaatgttaaaaactggGAGAACTTGTAGGAAGAGCAGGATGTGATTGTGGGGGGAATCTGCTCATCTCTGGTTGATGCTTCTGCTTCCGCTGAATTATTATTCTTTATCTACCTCTCACAGTTATTGGAGCTAATCCACGTAAAGAAGAGCTTTCAGGTATCTCCAGTGAAGGTCACACTTAAAGCAACTCTTAAAGATAACGCAGCACAAAGCCAGTTGTAAATTTTGGATTAGTTCCCAAAGATCACAttcaaagatttattttttattattttattttgagagGCACGATAATTAAAGCCTTTCACTTCCAAAGTGGAAACAAATGAGTTAAATCCATATGTATAGACCTGCAACTGTCACGCCAGCTTCAGTCATGATTGTTTTCATCCCCTTACAGTTGTGTTCAttctttaaatgtgtgttttaaagagGAGATAATCCTCCTCGAGTTTCTTCTCCAACCGTGGCACACGCTGTTTCTGCCTGTTGACAGCTACAACGGTCCAAACCTTGTGCTGAAGTACGACCAGCACCAAAAGAGACTCGTGAACATCGCCGTCGACAACCGCAGCTCCCCGTTCTACGCCCTGAGAGACCGTCAAGGCAACGCCATCGGGGTGACGGCGTGTGACATCGACGGAGACGGACGGGAGGAAATTTATGTCCTGAACACCAATAACGCCTTTTCTGGTACGGAACAAGCTGATAAACTGCAGAAGTGCACATTCATGGTGACGCCTCTGttctgaggaggagaggcagaagaGTATGTGCATGCAGATATTAAGCTTATCTCGCAGGGGTCTTCATCAGATAACAGATAAGCTTTGTGCTGCGATTAATCAATCCGAGAGCTCCAGAGCGCTCTGTGACAAAACCGCAACGCCTCACCTCCATCATTTTTATAAAAACTCCTGTATCgcatttttcccccctttccgGCGCAGCGACCTGCTCTTGTGTTTCCGTTCTTGTGTTGCATAATGCCTCTTTACGCTGCGCAGCCTTTGCCTCCCCTGAACCCCGGTATCTCTCCCCCACCAAGGTCGGGCGACGTACTCCGACAAGCTGTTCAAGTTTCGCAATGGACGCTTCGAAGATCTGCTGAGCGATGATATTAACGAACACAGAGATGTGGCCAACCCGATGGCTGGGCGCTCAGTGGCCTGTGTGGACAGAAAGgtactgcagagacacacacacacacaaatacacacacacactcccacacagaGTGCAGTGTATATGTAGATCAACACACACTTGCTTATAGAAACTCCCTGGAGTGCCTTGTGCGTACATGCACAGGTGCCTCTGTTTGTTTACCAGTGATAACTCATGCCCTGCCTACGCCGCCCTTCTCAGCATGTGCTATGACAGTTCATTTGGGGGAATGGTGTGCCATTTTCTCTCTTCTGTCCATCGCACTAGTGTAATTACAGAAGCCAGGGCTCGTTTGTTTTATAGAACATCGTACGAGGGGAGGAGTGATGACTGCATGCTACTGCTTCTCTGCCCATagcattctctctctcttcctcccagcCATTgttactttttcctttttcaccttttccatcctttttttttttttttattcttcctctGCCGACTGACACGCCGGTGCTCTCTCTTCGCCTCTTATCTCTTAGCACACGCATGTAGCTCTCACTTCCAATCACCGGACGGGATAAAGAAGGTAATAGTGGGAAGAGGACAGTAGGGATtacaatagatttttttaaaccgCAGTCCCATCCCACTGAGCACTGATAGGTTGTGTAGCTGCCAGCCCGATTGGACAGATATCTGCTTTTAATGGCATAATTCCTTTGGAGGAAGCCAAAACCCTGACGTGTGCTCTTGCATGCAAGTTCCAGCAGGCTGATGGAGGGAGAACTCATTTTCCTACCGCTGCACAAGTTTTATTAGAACATTTTTGGAACAACAACCAAAGCCTCCGTGAGCCAAAACTGAAGCGTGTGGTTTAGTCAGTAGCGCAGCTCATGCGTTTGATGTTGTTTACTCATGAATAAAATGTGATATCTTTTTAAAAGATGGATTTGTTATCCAACCATTTTATCCCGATCTCCTTGAAAATGACACTGCACCATTATTCTTGTCCAAACTGATGAAGGTGACATATTGATGGGTCTCACATTGAACTGATGGATCATTTCACTCCGAACTGGCATGCGGGGGCAAAAGAGGTGGACTTTAAAAGCCAGAATGGATGAAACATGGTAAATTAAAGTGCAGTAATGCATGTTAAAAGGCATAATGCGCATTTCCCCTACAACAAAAGAATAGAAATGTTTCATGAGCTCCGTCAGCCCTCGCAGTGATGACTTTTAAAACTGATGCAAAGAGTGTGTAGTCCTTGCACCAACATGCACTCTGCAGGCATGCATGTCGCACTATTCACAGGGCCAATCGCAGTGACAGAAATTAGCCTTGGGTGAGGACTTATTGAAAAATCATTGACTTTTAAGTTTGTTAAGTAACTGCCAGTGGCCTTCAGGTCTCTCAATGTAATTCATTTTCGTTCTTgtcaagcgtgtgtgtgtgtgtgtgtgtgtgtgtgtgtgtgtgtgtgtgtgtgtgtgtgtgtgtgtgtgtgtgtgtgtgtgtgtgtgtgtgtgtgaagcccaCTCTTCCCATTGCCTTACATACTGTGACACTTAATGGCATTCACCTCAACCACACTCATTTACCTTCCATgtctttttaaaatacatttaggGTTAACACAAATGGTGAAatgagcgtgtgtgtatgtgtgtgtgtgtgtgtgcgcatgtgtgcgtTTGCATATGTGTTGGTATTGATTGAAATATGTTCGGCCTGGCGGGAAAGCTCATTGGAATTGAGTGTGTAGTCTATTAGTGTGGTTCCGTCTGAGAGTTTGTGTCTGCAGGGACTCTGACTGATAATGGAGTGTGAAATTAATCTCCGAagggaggcagaggaaggaGTAGGGAGAGGCTGAGAATAAGAGGTAAGAAACAAAGAAGAGGGAGAtaaaaaagggaaatgaaatTTTTGACCAGGGAAAAGTGCATTATATTCAAAACGCAAGCAAAAAACATAATATATTAGGGGATTCAAGTGATATCCCAAATCACATATTCACTGTCGATTTAGCTTGATACATGCCACTGTGTATTTTGGAGGCGTTTTTGTGGATAAAGTGTAACGAGTGCAATGACAATGTGATTGAAAGCAATTCAGGCGAAACAGGATGCCTGGTTGCTGAATTTTAGCTGGTTTGGAGATCTATAACTCTCTTTAAAGTTATGACTGTGTTACAAAGACAAATTATTCTGGATCAAttgttatctttttttattaaaacattcattaaatagttttttccattttgccaCTGAAAGAGCTATCTCTACTGAGTTAGAACTGGATCAATTTAGAAACTTACATTCTGCAACCACAGCACAGTTTGAAAGGAATTTTAATGTAGattcctgattttttttaacgCTGATAAGAGAGCAAAAAAGCTATCAGATCTTACTTGAGAGAATTATTTTTTCGACTTAGATTTTTGTTGCTTGGCTATAAATATCTCCATTCAAAAAGCAGATGGACGAAAAAGATTTTGTATTggaaaacaaaatttaaaaaaccttGATGCAGCAAAATTGAGTATGAAAATGATTATTTGGACTCAGGAGTTTTACTAATACACTAGCTCACGTAATTTGTTTAAATCTTAAAATTATAGCTTGAAACAGTCAACAGAACATAATGAGATCTCCTCAAGCGTGTCTGAGCAGAGTAACCGAGCGTCCCCTCTACTCTCATAATGTTACACTGGACCAGAAGATGCTGTCGTGAGTCATTTTACTACTGTCGAAAGAAGAAACAGGTGAGATCACGTGTCAGTAAAACTGGAACCGCAGTGGTAGAAGCAACGACTTATTCAACGTCCGACCTACTTAAGGTCAAATTGAGCtttttgtggcccctgaactgaactgaacggaGTTCGGCACCTCTGTACCAAACCATAAATAAACACAGTGCACTGTTAGATACTAATAAAtattttcttcctgcagggcaCAGGGCGCTACGCTATCTACATCGCCAACTATGCCAGTGGGAACGTGGGCCCTCATGCTCTCATCGAAATGGACGAGGCGGCGAGTGACCTTTCCCAGGGCGTCGTGGCCCTCTCCAACGTGGCGGAACAGGCAGGAGTCAACAAGTTCATCGGTGCGTCTGAGGAACTGACCGCGGCTGTGTGACGTGGACCATTGTTATGAGATAAGCCAGCCCTGCCGGACCTTCACTGTGATTTATACATGCATCTGCAGAGGAGCATGTGCTCGTTGTACCCATGGAGTCTGAAATATAGGACTTCAGTACGCAGGGGGAGCTTGACAGAGGGCGAGTGAGAGAGCTGGCAAGGGGCCaggtagggggggggggggggggggaagagaacggagaagaagaaagagaacaTGGGGTCTCTTTTggctcagtcagctgtttacTCCAGACAAAGTCACAGAGAAGCGGGAGAGAACGacgacacacacatacatcagAGGCgcttcacagcagagagatGGCATCTATTATAGCCTCACCTAACCTTACACACCGATTTGGATTTGATGTGCAACTACCTCCATCAGGGTCAGTCACGGATCAGCGGCTCTGCCCATCAGGCTGTTTCGCTCACACACAAAGCTGAAGTTGATCCACACAAGGTGCAATTCTAATACAGTCTATGCAGCGTAATGTACAATTGCCACAGTGTGAATTCTGATTACACTGCCAGCTGCAAAATGAAGGCTTACATTTCCCGTGAAACAATCCTCCACGTAATTCATTGTATTGactcagattattttttttgtaatgacaaATAACCCGCGGCTTCTGAAAATTACAATTATTAGATAATAAGTACATCAGTTTAATTTAAAtgcatcagtgtgtttttgcagaggccagtttttttttctatcctcATTTCATTTAtgtctgcacttttttttctccttttacaTCTTTATATTTTGAATATAAAAGTGCCGTCGATGcaatctatttttcttttttagtatgtttttttattgcttgttCATACAGTGAATTTATAactcttcttttgttttatataGCTCCCGACGTGAGGAAAAGAACGGCATCTCTGTCATGAGACAGTAAATATTTGACTGTGAACTgaactttattttctgttgacTTTTATATGATATTGAAATTCATCACCGTCGCTCATCTCACTTCCACACCTGGATCAATGCAATCCCCTGATGTATAGAGGACACAACAGTAAATGCCAAATGCGCAGTTGCAGGACGATTTATTTCTTCATAACAGTTATTTTCatgtgtggaaaaaataaaaatagctgTCTCTGTGTCCCTTTATTGTAACCACTTTAAACGTCCTTGACACCAGGGTTCTTGTAACTTGTGGGTGACTTCAGAGGCGGAAGAATTAATCTTGATCTTCTTCGGATCTTTCTCCATGCAGGATGTCATCTGATCCACCAGGGGGGCAGTGTGAGCTGGCTCAGAATTGATGTGAATGATGTACGGTGGATGACTTTGTCATCAAACTGCCGTTAATCAGAGCAGCGGGACAGTTAGCCAAGTTGTATATCTAATGGTTACATATCTCCGGAGGGGCATTAGTGGTTTATGGCCGTAAGGGGCGAGTGATATTTGTCTGGGCTGATGGAGCGGGCCAGTAAATCAGGAGCCAGTCCTGACTCACAGCACTGACTCTGCATACTGGAAGGGCAATCAAAGACCTTTCAGCTCCGTAATTAAACTCCTCTGGTTTGAGATGAAACACTTCAGTGACATACTTTCCTTATAGAATGTCATCAGAAAACCCTGAGGTCATACTCAAAGTGGGCTGTACGGTCACACCGACCTTCTCATATAGAGAAAATCCCTATTCGCTTTTGGTTAAAGCAAAAAGCTCtcggtgtgtgtttcatcttgtttatttgtttgtttgggccggggtgtgtttatgtttgtttgcAGCCCATCAGAGTCCCTGTTTGTAGTCAGCAGAAAGGCCCGCCATGCCGGAGCAAATGATCTGGAAAGACAGTAATGATCACCTTTCAGTTTTGCTATGCAGCTCAGCTCTGCAGTCTCTGTTTCACCTTCTCACTTTCATTCTTCTCCCTGGAATTATCTGTTCACGTCTTTCCCTGACCGCCTGGTTTTCTCTTAACGCTCAGCTTCACTGCTGTGTCTCCGCCTGTGCAGGAGGGAGAGGCGTCGTCGTGGGGCCCATTGTCAGTCAGAGTCTATCTGATGTGTTTTGCGACAATGAATACGGACCCAACTTCCTGTTCAGGAACAATGGAGATGGAACCTTCACTGATGTGGCGCAGCAGGCCGGTGAGAACAACACGTGTAGTTTGGCAGCCACATAATATGTGTCGTTTCAGATAATTTTGGAGAAAAAGGGGAAGCAAGATTGTCCTCCATCTATAATACAGCGTGTTATCATTCTACATCAGGTGTGGAAGACCCCATGCAGCACGGCAGAGGGGTGGCGCTGGCTGACTTCAACCGTGACGGCAAGACCGATATCGTGTACGGGAACTGGAACGGACCTCATCGCTTGTACATGCAGCTGAACAATCGCAAACAAAGATTCAAGGTGGGTCTTTGCATCTTTGGGTCACaaaacaagtaaacaaacagaacCCGACCTCGAGGGCATTTTCGATTTTTGGCAAACTTTCCATCATTACGGTAGATTTACTCTCAATTATTATATTCTTCTGTTTTGACAGTATATAATAAATACTGTAAGTGTAAGCTTAACCTTCACATGTtagttattgtagtttttatttgaaaatatagTATTAATGCAATTTAATAAGAAAAGAAGTTGCTAAAAAGCAGTAAACTgagataaaaatgtatttttttttttattttttctgcttaACTTGTGTGAAACAAGTCCAATTTAAAACTCTTGTCATAGTTTCCTCTTTGGACATTCTACTGCAATTTTGTGTTAAAAGAAAACTTGAAAGATCCTGTAATGAATTGTAGCACCTCAGATtatgacagacacacaaaaaaaggtgtTTTGGTCACTATTTGTCTTCCTTGGactaaaataaatgtgtaatgAACGAGccgcacaaaaacaacaaatctcaCCTGTTATCGCCGTGAATCACATCATTATCCCCCCAAACGTCTGGCCGGGGAATTAGCTCCACTCTGTGTGGTGTTTAAAGACCCATCAGTGGTGATTTACCCAATCAATGCCTCTACAGACAACTCCCGCGAGACCTCCGGCAACGGCGCCGCTGTTTGTATACCATGTTTAAGAGCGGCGGAGACAGAGACGGGCGCCGCTGTGTGTAAATCTGCAGAGGCTTCGCGCCCGGTGATCTATCTGCCACGACCCGCACCTGCATCTTTTACCAAAGAGATAAATGTCACGGGAGACATCTTTATAGGGGTCGAAAAAGGGGTTAATGCGTGATGCTTTAGCCCTGAGACAATTCcatcaggaacacacacacacacacacacacatatatatgcacgcatgcacacacgcatgcacattCATACACATATAAATACAAGGAAGACAAATTGAATTAGCAAGACAATGTTTTTGGAGCCAAGATTGTTAAATCATAAACCCGCAACATATTTAAGACTCCTTTCACCCACACAGGCTGACACTCCCACGAGCTGCGTTGACCTTTGGCATGCATAATGAAGCTGTTGTATCACTTCAGTAAACCGCCAATTAAATTGGGCTGAACCAGCAGCTTGCCTGGGCGGTGGAAAGTGCCGATTAGGTCTGTTTGTGCTTTAATTAAAATCTATTGCCGAGGTTTTCCCTGCAATAGGTTTAACATGGAcatgcgcgcacgcacacacacacacacacacacacacacacacaacagataGAAAAAGTTCCGAACAGAAGTTTCTCGGTTGCTGTGAATCACAGCTGGAGTTTGTTTGTAATAGACGCCATTAGAAGGGGGTGTTTAGAATAATCCACTAGTTATGTAATTATTCCTCATCCCAGTTTTTGCCTCAGAGCAGACTCCAAAGCTCTAATGAACCTgattttattcttcattttgcTTTTGGTTTGAGTCACTTTCATACTGATGCTTTCGTCCGTGCACCTTGTGCAGTCTGGTCTGGTAATTCAGGAAAGTCCCTGGCGGACTGTTCTCATGGCCTGAGCCGGCCATCGCCTCTCCTTCACCTGGGAAGCACAAGGTCATGGTAGGCGGCCCCCACCCCTGCAGCTTTATGAGCCTTATAATTAAAACAGGGAGTAAATACTGGGGGTGGAGTGAAGGGCCACTCTATAACTCTTTCCTGACTTATCACTGTGTCAGTGAAGCGGGGAGACGCCCGTAACTTTCCAATACAAAATCTTCTCGTCTCCGGTGgagattttttggggggaaggGGGTTTCCAGGGAAAAGGAGAGTTGCTGGGAAAATTCCTCATGCATCTGATGAATTATGAGTAATTAATTGAAAGATTAGGCTTCTGATTAAACTCAGTCGGAGCACTTATACTCAAAGACTAAACTGTGTTCATTGAttgactgcgtgtgtgtttcgTTAACACTGATGTTGTGGCTTTAAATCCAGGGAACAGATTTTTCACCACCGGTGCTCATGTAGGATTTAATATACATAAGACCAGGATGTGATCAGCTGATTAAAATCACTTCACCAAAT encodes:
- the crtac1b gene encoding cartilage acidic protein 1 is translated as MLLWLLLFLPGIALAQRSEPMFSAITKTVLPPDYENNPTQLNYGVAVTDVDGDGDLEIFVAGYNGPNLVLKYDQHQKRLVNIAVDNRSSPFYALRDRQGNAIGVTACDIDGDGREEIYVLNTNNAFSGRATYSDKLFKFRNGRFEDLLSDDINEHRDVANPMAGRSVACVDRKGTGRYAIYIANYASGNVGPHALIEMDEAASDLSQGVVALSNVAEQAGVNKFIGGRGVVVGPIVSQSLSDVFCDNEYGPNFLFRNNGDGTFTDVAQQAGVEDPMQHGRGVALADFNRDGKTDIVYGNWNGPHRLYMQLNNRKQRFKDIASQKFSMPSPVRTVIAADFDNDNELEVFFNNIAYRGPSANRLFRVSRREHADPQIEELNVGEASEPEGRGTGAVATDFDGDGRLELLVSHGESAAQPLSIYKVNQGTSNSWLRVIPRTKFGAFARGAKVVVYTKKSGPHTRIIDGGSGYLCEMEPVAHFGLGKDVATNVEVYWPDGRSVARPLEPAEINSVLEIHYPRDEEEITPTVEIECGHGFALNENGRCTDKDECTQFPSVCPSDRPVCTNTYGSYKCRAKRRCNQGFEPNDDGSACVAQVAYFGGTRSSGERKWSGLWLWPLPVSVLPLISTHLQTGEL